From the genome of Papaver somniferum cultivar HN1 chromosome 2, ASM357369v1, whole genome shotgun sequence, one region includes:
- the LOC113351549 gene encoding uncharacterized protein LOC113351549 — MTTPLQDWDDLHLSNYQWVSQLIDSDSAQWNVSLLRQLFTPNQIFMWKTLHNAIPVKVRIFKHDNSENQLSVLCNTQQPEDVDHLFLHFPFAQAIWRYFFPQHYTSIVQHSTVLSWIQTWQSKDSYINIFNTADQIHVTLCIIHHIWKLRCRVIFSSTNLNRNTVIHHVNSYIAFHHLGNPSVNSMSINRSICVLNLPWKPPPPGHLKINIDASFNKVSLLDGIGIITRNHAGLYVMGK, encoded by the exons ATGACAACACCATTACAAGactgggatgatcttcatctaagTAACTATCAGTGGGTGTCTCAATTAATTGATTCTGATTCTGCTCAATGGAATGTTTCTCTACTACGACAACTGTTTACTCCTAATCAG ATCTTCATGTGGAAGACTCTTCATAATGCAATTCCGGTGAAAGTAAGAATTTTTAAACATGATAATTCTGAAAATCAACTCTCTGTTCTGTGTAATACTCAACAGCCTGAAGATGTGGATCATCTATTTCTGCACTTTCCGTTTGCTCAAGCCATTTGGAGATATTTTTTTCCTCAACATTATACTTCAATAGTGCAGCATTCAACTGTTCTTTCCTGGATTCAAACGTGGCAGTCTAAGGACTCGTACATTAATATTTTCAACACTGCTGATCAAATCCATGTTACACTCTGCATCATTCATCATATTTGGAAACTTAGATGTAGGGTCATTTTCAGTAGTACTAATCTTAATCGTAACACTGTCATTCATCATGTTAACTCATACATTGCATTTCATCACCTTGGTAACCCATCTGTTAACTCTATGAGCATTAATAGGTCTATTTGTGTGCTTAACCTGCCTTGGAAACCTCCTCCACCAGGACATTTAAAAATAAacattgatgcttcttttaatAAAGTTTCTCTCCTTGATGGTATTGGAATTATAACAAGGAATCATGCAGGACTCTATGTGATGGGAAAATGA
- the LOC113348285 gene encoding cytochrome P450 CYP72A219-like yields the protein MATSLILTWITVFLLLIWCGLRAFYSLWWKPKNLEKQLKKQGIKGSSYKFYYGDIKEFLKDRTEALAKPMNLNHHIAPYVLPFTWKAVQTYGKVSFHWNGTTPGLIILDPEMMKDVLTEKNGHIQKPPMETYNPLLADLLKGIASLEGEKWFKHRRIINPAFHLEKLKGMMPAFTTSCSELITRWKKLADPIKGSCELDICPEMERLTSDIISRTAFGSNYEEGKKLFELQNEQIALAVEAVRSIYVPGFRFMPTKNNLRRNQLVKEINGILRGFITKREELMKTDPSSSNDLLGLLLQSNDIENSNRLTIEEVIEECKVLYIAGQDTTRSLLTFTMIVLAMHPNWQEKAREEVERICGQNVPDFNALNRLKIVEMILYEVLRLYPPAPSLHRHTRKRTKLGNLSIPAGVVITIPLLLAHCDPEYWGDDSEEFKPERFANGVSNAPKDKLAYFPFSRGPKVCIGQNFALIEAKMALAMILQHFSFQLSPSYAHAPRMALNLAPQHGAQIILHQL from the exons ATGGCAACCTCTTTGATCCTTACTTGGATCACCGTGTTTTTATTACTGATTTGGTGTGGTTTGAGAGCTTTTTATTCACTTTGGTGGAAGCCTAAAAatctagagaagcaattgaagaaacAAGGTATCAAAGGATCTTCTTACAAATTTTATTACGGAGACATCAAAGAATTCTTGAAGGATAGGACGGAGGCATTAGCCAAACCCATGAATCTAAATCACCACATAGCTCCATATGTCCTCCCGTTTACCTGGAAGGCAGTACAAACCTATG GGAAGGTATCATTTCATTGGAATGGAACGACACCTGGGTTAATCATATTGGACCCTGAGATGATGAAGGATGTCTTGACTGAGAAGAATGGTCACATTCAAAAACCACCCATGGAAACCTATAACCCTCTTCTAGCAGACTTACTGAAGGGAATCGCAAGCTTGGAAGGAGAGAAATGGTTCAAACATAGAAGAATTATTAATCCTGCTTTTCACTTGGAGAAATTGAAG GGTATGATGCCAGCATTTACAACAAGTTGCAGTGAACTGATCACGCGTTGGAAGAAATTGGCTGATCCTATAAAAGGTTCTTGTGAATTGGATATATGTCCTGAGATGGAGAGACTAACTTCAGATATAATTTCTCGAACAGCATTTGGAAGCAACTATGAGGAAGGAAAGAAGCTCTTTGAGCTTCAAAACGAGCAAATCGCGCTAGCTGTGGAAGCTGTTCGAAGCATATACGTCCCAGGCTTCAG ATTCATGCCCACAAAGAATAACCTGAGGAGAAATCAATTGGTCAAGGAAATTAATGGCATATTAAGAGGGTTTATCACCAAAAGAGAAGAATTGATGAAAACCGATCCGTCAAGTAGTAATGACTTGCTAGGATTGCTATTGCAATCTAATGATATAGAAAACAGTAATAGATTGACAATTGAAGAAGTTATAGAGGAGTGTAAAGTGCTCTACATAGCTGGACAAGACACAACTAGGTCCTTGCTAACATTCACCATGATCGTGTTAGCTATGCACCCGAATTGGCAAGAGAAAGCACGAGAAGAAGTTGAGCGAATTTGTGGCCAAAATGTACCTGATTTCAATGCACTAAATCGTCTCAAAATT GTGGAAATGATCCTATATGAAGTCTTGAGGTTATACCCTCCAGCACCCAGCCTACATCGGCATACACGCAAGAGAACAAAATTGGGAAATCTCTCCATACCAGCAGGAGTCGTTATTACAATACCACTGCTTCTTGCTCACTGTGATCCTGAATATTGGGGTGATGATTCAGAGGAATTCAAGCCAGAAAGATTTGCCAATGGAGTTTCAAACGCGCCAAAAGATAAACTCGCGTACTTTCCTTTTTCACGGGGTCCTAAGGTCTGTATAGGACAAAACTTTGCTTTGATTGAAGCTAAAATGGCGTTGGCTATGATTCTGCAGCACTTCTCTTTCCAGCTCTCGCCTTCGTATGCTCATGCTCCTCGCATGGCCTTGAATCTTGCACCTCAGCATGGAGCACAAATCATATTACACCAACTTTGA
- the LOC113351550 gene encoding F-box/kelch-repeat protein At3g06240-like, translating to MNEFEDDAVEIYYPVRSIETVGTCDGLVFRIGFEVGYDRDLIFVWNPATKEFKELPVSPNESESPNESSVGKEIGICGFGYDYKTDDYKSIESVPYSFPICGVSGVLVNGALHWLGHTQALHHSLVVVSLNVTEEKFEEMQLPKHPFEKKNEFTTMGVLEGRLCVVVNVDDVGFEVWRMQEYGVRESWNICHVITNERIVNDSYLKLVGFRNGEILFKIPGDLVFYDPKHRTARTARVTCVFACVSFNHVPFFSTQHELH from the exons ATGAATGAGTTTGAAGATGATGCTGTTGAAATTTATTATCCTGTGAGATCTATTGAAACAGTAGGTACTTGTGATGGTTTGGTTTTCCGCATAGGTTTTGAAGTTGGTTATGATAGGGACCTTATTTTTGTTTGGAACCCAGCAACAAAAGAATTTAAGGAATTACCTGTATCACCAAATGAATCTGAATCCCCAAATGAATCTTCAGTGGGTAAAGAGATTGGAATTTGTGGTTTTGGTTACGATTACAAGACTGATGATTACAAA AGCATTGAATCTGTTCCTTATAGTTTTCCTATTTGTGGTGTTTCTGGGGTGCTTGttaatggagctcttcattggttagGACATACCCAAGCACTACACCATTCTCTGGTTGTAGTATCTTTAAATGTCACCGAAGAGAAATTTGAAGAAATGCAGCTACCAAAACATCCCTTTGAAAAAAAGAATGAGTTTACAACCATGGGAGTGTTAGAAGGGCGCCTTTGTGTTGTTGTCAATGTTGATGACGTTGGTTTTGAAGTATGGAGGATGCAGGAATATGGAGTTCGAGAATCTTGGAATATATGTCATGTTATTACCAACGAAAGAATCGTGAATGACTCTTATTTAAAGTTGGTTGGGTTCAGGAATGGTGAGATTCTGTTTAAGATTCCTGGTGATCTAGTTTTTTATGACCCAAAGCATAGAACAGCTAGAACAGCTCGGGTAACATGTGTATTTGCGTGTGTGTCATTCAACCATGTGCCATTTTTTTCCACCCAACATGAATTACACTAG